The following are from one region of the Verrucomicrobiia bacterium genome:
- a CDS encoding endo-1,4-beta-xylanase: MKRHTSLLVPLALAALTGCAAAQPALKTAFKDDFLIGAALNESQFAETNSARLELIRQQFNATTSENVLKWEHVHPAPDRYDFGPADRYVAFGEKYGMFIVGHTLVWHNQTPAWVFQDDQGRPMTRAALLARMRDHIHTVVGRYRGRIKGWDVVNEALNEDGTRRQSPWQRIIGDDYIEKAFAYAHEADPSAELYYNDFSLENATKRDGAVALIKQLQAAGVPVAGIGTQEHIKLDWPTPQQVNDMLTAFGRLGIKVMVTELDVDVLPGRGANRTAEVSLRQTGNPTLNPYTNGLPDHVQQALAQRYADIFTVYREHRGTLARVTFWGVTDGDSWLNNWPIPGRTSYPLLFDRQGRPKPAFDAVLKTAPIVP; this comes from the coding sequence ATGAAACGTCACACCTCGCTGCTCGTCCCGCTCGCCCTCGCGGCGCTGACGGGCTGTGCCGCCGCCCAACCGGCGTTGAAGACCGCGTTCAAGGATGACTTCCTCATCGGTGCGGCGTTGAACGAATCCCAGTTTGCCGAAACGAATTCCGCGCGTCTCGAGCTCATCCGACAGCAGTTCAACGCCACCACCTCGGAAAACGTGCTGAAATGGGAGCACGTGCATCCCGCGCCGGACCGCTACGACTTCGGACCGGCGGACCGTTACGTCGCCTTCGGCGAGAAATACGGCATGTTCATCGTGGGGCACACGTTGGTCTGGCACAACCAGACGCCGGCCTGGGTGTTCCAGGACGACCAGGGGCGGCCGATGACCCGGGCGGCGTTGCTGGCGCGCATGCGGGACCACATTCACACCGTCGTGGGGCGCTACCGGGGCCGCATCAAAGGCTGGGACGTGGTGAACGAGGCGTTGAACGAGGACGGCACACGGCGGCAGTCGCCGTGGCAGCGCATCATCGGCGACGACTACATCGAGAAGGCCTTCGCGTATGCCCACGAAGCCGACCCGTCGGCGGAACTGTATTACAACGATTTCTCACTGGAGAACGCGACCAAACGCGACGGCGCCGTCGCGCTCATCAAACAGTTGCAGGCGGCCGGTGTGCCCGTGGCGGGCATCGGCACGCAGGAGCATATCAAGCTCGACTGGCCGACACCGCAGCAGGTGAACGACATGCTGACCGCGTTTGGCCGGCTCGGCATCAAGGTCATGGTCACCGAACTCGACGTGGACGTGCTGCCGGGCCGCGGCGCGAACCGCACCGCGGAAGTTTCCCTCCGCCAAACGGGTAATCCGACGTTGAATCCCTACACCAACGGCCTGCCCGACCACGTGCAACAAGCGCTTGCGCAACGTTACGCCGACATCTTCACGGTGTATCGCGAACACCGCGGCACGCTGGCACGCGTGACGTTCTGGGGCGTGACGGATGGCGATTCGTGGCTCAACAACTGGCCCATTCCCGGCCGCACTTCGTATCCGCTCCTGTTCGACCGCCAGGGCCGGCCCAAACCGGCCTTCGACGCGGTGCTCAAGACCGCGCCCATCGTGCCCTGA
- a CDS encoding MFS transporter, which translates to MSDRIQKLSFTEKAGYSLGDGAANFVFMTMILFQLNFYTDTLGITASAAGTLLLLARLWDGFFDPLMGVIADRTQTRWGKFRPWILWTALPWGVITVLAYTVPGFGSTGKIVWAAATNILLMTLYSMNNTPYSAMTGVMTGDVNERTSLSSFRFVAAMVAQLIVGGFTLPLVAKFGEGNNAKGWQMTMGLWAVICVGLFLITFLTTRERITPPPEQKSDPKRDFGNLLKTGPWIAMFILTLAHFIVLAMRGGTMFYYFQYYVDKARMLDVLQTLGLTNAGGPGGAWHYLLNTFGLVVNADQSNVGAVGFSLLNMSSQFVTVLGVLCSTWLSIRFGKKAVAVTGFTVTTLFMAGFIFLPANAIGATFVLEWLRALSYAPTIPLIWAMFADVVDYAEWKTGRRTTGVIYATIIFALKVGLSLGGAIAGWLLSGYGYVPNVAQTPAALQGIRMTISVYPALFFGIVIVCLLCYGITKQLNLQIQDELTERRRRFATT; encoded by the coding sequence ATGAGCGACCGCATTCAAAAACTCTCCTTCACCGAAAAGGCCGGTTACAGCCTGGGCGACGGCGCGGCGAACTTCGTCTTCATGACGATGATCCTGTTCCAGCTCAACTTTTACACCGACACCCTCGGCATCACGGCCTCGGCGGCCGGCACCCTGCTGCTGCTCGCGCGGCTCTGGGACGGCTTCTTCGACCCGCTGATGGGCGTCATCGCCGACCGCACGCAGACGCGCTGGGGCAAATTCCGCCCGTGGATCCTGTGGACCGCGCTGCCGTGGGGCGTCATCACGGTGCTGGCCTACACGGTGCCGGGCTTTGGTTCGACGGGGAAAATCGTCTGGGCCGCCGCCACGAACATCCTGCTCATGACATTGTATTCGATGAACAACACGCCCTATTCGGCCATGACGGGCGTGATGACCGGGGACGTGAACGAACGCACCAGCCTGTCGTCGTTCCGTTTCGTGGCGGCGATGGTGGCGCAGCTCATCGTGGGCGGTTTCACCCTGCCGCTCGTCGCCAAATTCGGCGAGGGCAACAACGCCAAGGGCTGGCAGATGACGATGGGCCTGTGGGCTGTGATCTGCGTGGGGCTGTTCCTCATCACCTTCCTGACCACGCGGGAGCGCATCACGCCGCCGCCGGAGCAGAAGTCCGATCCCAAGCGCGATTTCGGCAACCTGCTCAAGACGGGCCCGTGGATCGCCATGTTCATTTTGACGCTCGCGCATTTCATCGTCCTCGCGATGCGCGGCGGCACGATGTTCTATTATTTCCAATACTACGTGGACAAGGCGCGGATGCTGGACGTGCTGCAAACCCTCGGACTGACCAATGCCGGCGGCCCCGGCGGCGCCTGGCATTATCTGCTGAACACCTTCGGGCTGGTCGTCAACGCGGACCAGTCGAACGTCGGCGCCGTTGGCTTCAGCCTGCTCAACATGTCGTCGCAATTTGTCACCGTGCTCGGCGTGCTGTGCTCGACGTGGCTTTCCATCCGGTTCGGCAAGAAGGCCGTGGCCGTAACGGGCTTCACGGTGACGACGCTGTTCATGGCGGGCTTCATCTTCCTGCCGGCGAACGCGATTGGCGCGACGTTCGTGCTCGAGTGGCTGCGCGCCCTGAGCTACGCGCCGACGATCCCGCTCATCTGGGCGATGTTCGCCGACGTGGTGGATTACGCGGAATGGAAAACCGGCCGGCGCACTACCGGCGTGATTTACGCCACGATCATCTTTGCGCTGAAAGTCGGCTTGAGCCTGGGCGGTGCCATCGCCGGCTGGTTGCTGTCCGGTTATGGCTACGTGCCCAATGTGGCGCAGACGCCCGCGGCGTTGCAGGGCATCCGGATGACCATCAGCGTTTATCCGGCCCTCTTCTTCGGCATCGTGATTGTCTGCCTGCTTTGCTACGGCATCACCAAGCAGTTGAACCTCCAGATCCAGGATGAATTAACCGAACGCCGCCGCCGGTTTGCGACGACTTGA
- a CDS encoding glycoside hydrolase family 3 N-terminal domain-containing protein, translating to MAKKLSPAPAYQNPQLPAERRVRDLLARMTLAEKAAQMMCVWQEKAQKLVDAAGNFDPAKARAAFKSGHGLGQVGRPSDAGAPAATPWLGRTARQMAELTNAIQRFFHEESRLGIPVIFHEECLHGHAARDATSFPQPIGLGATFNPALVEALYTMTAYEARVRGTHQALTPVVDVARDPRWGRVEETYGEDPFLNTQLGVAAVRGFQGDRSFRDKRRVIATLKHFAAHSQPESGQNCAPVNVSERVLRETFLHPFKDCLQQAGAISVMASYNEIDGVPSHANRWLLRDVLRQEWGFQGFVVSDYYAIWELGHRPDTHGHAVAHDKKEACRLAVEAGVNLELPEPDCYLHLAELVRRGALKEKQLDELIAPMLLWKFKLGLFDDPYVDPAEAERVVGCDEHRALARQAARETITLLKNENHLAPLDLKTLRTIAVIGPNAHRPLLGGYSGAPKHNVTVLDGIRARVGPQVQVLHAEGCRITVGGSWQQDEVIPSDPAEDRRQIAEAVKVARQADVIILAIGGNEQTSREAWSLKHQGDRTSLDLIGRQDELVDALVATGRPVIALLFNGRPLAINNVARKVPVIFECWYLGQECGHAVADVLFGDFNPGGKLPISIPRSVGQLPVFYNHKPSARRGYLWDEATPLFPFGLGLSYTTFALTNARLTKKRIKPNGATRVLVDVTNTGPRAGTEVVQLYIRDCVSSVTRPVKELKGFKKVALQPGESQTVALDITPASLAFYNVNMKYVVEPGDFKILIGTSSRDTDLHPLTLTVTK from the coding sequence GCCAGGTGGGCCGGCCGAGCGACGCCGGAGCGCCGGCCGCGACGCCCTGGCTCGGGCGAACGGCTCGGCAGATGGCCGAACTGACCAATGCCATCCAGCGTTTCTTTCATGAAGAATCCCGCCTCGGTATTCCGGTCATTTTCCACGAGGAATGCCTCCACGGGCACGCCGCGCGCGACGCCACGAGTTTTCCCCAGCCCATCGGACTCGGCGCCACGTTCAATCCGGCGCTGGTGGAAGCGCTCTACACGATGACCGCCTACGAGGCCCGGGTGCGCGGCACACACCAGGCGTTGACGCCCGTGGTGGACGTGGCGCGCGACCCGCGTTGGGGCCGCGTCGAAGAGACCTACGGCGAAGATCCGTTTCTCAACACGCAACTCGGCGTCGCCGCCGTGCGGGGCTTTCAGGGCGACCGCTCGTTTCGCGACAAACGCCGCGTCATCGCCACGCTCAAACATTTTGCCGCGCACAGCCAGCCGGAGTCTGGCCAGAATTGCGCGCCCGTGAACGTGTCCGAACGGGTGCTGCGGGAAACCTTTCTGCATCCGTTCAAGGACTGCCTCCAGCAGGCCGGCGCCATCAGCGTCATGGCCAGCTACAACGAAATTGACGGCGTGCCCTCCCACGCGAACCGGTGGTTGCTCCGTGACGTGCTGCGCCAGGAATGGGGATTCCAAGGCTTCGTCGTTTCGGATTATTACGCGATCTGGGAACTGGGCCACCGGCCTGACACGCACGGCCACGCGGTCGCCCACGACAAGAAGGAAGCCTGCCGGCTGGCGGTCGAGGCCGGCGTCAACCTCGAGCTGCCCGAGCCCGACTGTTATCTGCATCTGGCCGAACTCGTGCGCCGGGGCGCGCTGAAGGAAAAGCAGCTCGACGAACTCATCGCGCCGATGCTGTTGTGGAAATTCAAGCTCGGCCTGTTCGACGATCCTTACGTGGATCCGGCCGAAGCCGAACGGGTGGTCGGCTGCGACGAACACCGGGCGCTGGCCCGCCAGGCCGCGCGGGAAACCATCACCCTGCTCAAAAACGAAAATCACCTTGCGCCGCTGGACCTCAAAACGCTCCGGACGATTGCCGTCATCGGCCCGAACGCGCACCGGCCGCTGCTCGGCGGTTACAGCGGCGCGCCCAAACACAACGTCACCGTGCTCGACGGCATCCGCGCCCGCGTGGGCCCGCAAGTGCAGGTGCTGCACGCGGAAGGCTGCCGGATCACTGTGGGTGGTTCGTGGCAGCAGGATGAGGTGATTCCCAGCGATCCAGCCGAGGACCGCCGCCAGATTGCCGAGGCGGTCAAAGTGGCCCGGCAGGCTGACGTCATCATCCTCGCCATCGGCGGCAACGAACAAACCTCACGCGAAGCGTGGTCGCTCAAACATCAGGGCGACCGCACCAGTCTCGATTTGATCGGGCGTCAGGATGAACTGGTGGACGCGCTGGTGGCGACGGGCAGGCCGGTCATCGCCCTGCTCTTCAACGGCCGGCCCCTCGCGATCAACAACGTCGCCCGGAAGGTGCCGGTCATTTTCGAGTGCTGGTATCTCGGCCAGGAATGCGGGCACGCGGTGGCGGACGTCTTGTTCGGCGACTTCAACCCGGGCGGCAAGCTGCCCATCAGCATTCCGCGCTCGGTCGGCCAGCTGCCCGTGTTCTACAACCACAAGCCCTCGGCGCGCCGCGGTTATTTGTGGGACGAGGCCACGCCGCTGTTCCCGTTCGGGCTCGGGCTCAGCTACACGACTTTTGCCCTGACCAACGCCCGGCTGACGAAAAAGCGCATCAAGCCCAACGGCGCCACCCGCGTGCTGGTGGACGTGACGAACACCGGCCCGCGCGCCGGCACCGAGGTGGTGCAGCTTTACATCCGCGACTGCGTCAGCTCAGTGACGCGGCCGGTGAAGGAGTTGAAGGGCTTCAAAAAAGTGGCGCTGCAACCCGGCGAATCCCAGACCGTGGCGCTCGACATCACCCCGGCGTCACTGGCGTTTTACAACGTGAACATGAAATACGTCGTTGAGCCGGGTGACTTTAAAATCCTCATCGGCACGTCCTCACGCGACACGGATCTCCACCCACTCACGTTGACCGTAACGAAATAG